The following coding sequences lie in one Arthrobacter sp. SLBN-122 genomic window:
- a CDS encoding bifunctional nuclease family protein: MIEVEIVGVRIELPSNQPLVLLKEMHGERHVPIWIGTPEASAIALAQQGVVPPRPMTHDLLVDVVESLGHSVVSVNIVAVEDNIFYGQLQFENGTTVSSRASDALAVALRAKCRIWCADSVMDEAGVRITEHDEGEDAEPGPTVDEERELRRFREFLDDVEPEDFDG; encoded by the coding sequence ATGATCGAAGTCGAGATTGTAGGCGTTCGCATCGAACTGCCTTCCAACCAGCCGCTGGTCCTGCTCAAGGAGATGCACGGCGAACGCCACGTCCCCATTTGGATCGGCACCCCGGAAGCCAGCGCCATTGCCCTTGCCCAGCAGGGCGTAGTGCCGCCCCGGCCCATGACGCACGATCTCCTGGTGGACGTCGTGGAGTCGCTGGGCCACTCGGTGGTCAGTGTCAACATCGTCGCGGTGGAGGACAACATCTTCTACGGGCAGCTGCAGTTCGAGAACGGAACCACCGTTAGCTCCCGGGCTTCGGACGCGCTTGCGGTGGCGCTGCGCGCAAAGTGCCGGATCTGGTGCGCCGATTCCGTCATGGATGAGGCCGGAGTCCGTATTACCGAGCACGATGAGGGCGAGGACGCGGAGCCGGGCCCCACCGTGGATGAGGAACGCGAGCTGCGCCGATTCCGCGAGTTCCTCGATGACGTGGAACCCGAGGATTTCGACGGCTGA
- a CDS encoding Fpg/Nei family DNA glycosylase: MPELPEVAGLAAFLDEQLRGCVVSQLQIVSFAVLKTADPPFNAIEGRTVSGVRRFGKFISIDTDGISLVFHLARAGWVRFTDSPAGSQLRMGKGLIAVRAAFSGPDGPRGLDLTEAGTKKSLAVYVVRDPQEVPGIATLGPDPFTEAFDADMLGEILAGSSQQVKGLLRSQSVIAGIGNAYSDEILHAARISPFAIAKSLDRETVQVLYDAIHSVLGEALAEAAGKPPKDLKDVKRSHMRVHARTGQPCPVCGDTVREVSFADTALQYCPTCQTKGKILADRRTSKFLK; encoded by the coding sequence ATGCCGGAACTGCCTGAAGTCGCCGGCCTGGCCGCGTTCCTTGACGAACAGCTGCGGGGCTGCGTGGTGTCCCAACTGCAGATCGTCTCCTTCGCAGTGCTCAAGACCGCCGACCCGCCCTTCAACGCCATCGAAGGCCGTACCGTGTCCGGCGTCCGCCGGTTCGGAAAGTTCATCAGCATCGACACGGACGGCATTTCCCTGGTGTTCCACCTGGCACGCGCGGGCTGGGTGCGCTTTACGGACTCCCCCGCCGGCAGCCAGCTCCGGATGGGCAAGGGCCTGATCGCCGTCCGCGCTGCCTTCTCCGGTCCGGACGGGCCGCGTGGCCTGGATTTGACGGAAGCGGGCACCAAGAAGAGCCTCGCCGTCTATGTTGTGCGCGACCCCCAGGAGGTCCCCGGCATCGCCACCCTGGGTCCGGATCCGTTCACTGAAGCGTTCGACGCCGACATGCTGGGTGAGATCCTCGCCGGCAGTTCCCAGCAGGTCAAGGGACTCCTGCGCAGCCAGAGCGTCATCGCCGGCATTGGCAATGCCTACAGCGACGAGATCCTGCACGCCGCCCGGATCTCGCCGTTCGCCATCGCAAAATCCCTGGACCGGGAGACGGTGCAGGTGCTGTACGACGCCATCCACTCCGTGCTGGGCGAAGCGCTGGCGGAGGCAGCCGGCAAGCCGCCCAAGGACCTCAAGGACGTAAAACGCAGCCACATGCGGGTTCACGCCCGGACTGGCCAGCCCTGCCCCGTCTGCGGCGACACCGTCCGGGAAGTCTCGTTCGCGGACACTGCCCTGCAGTACTGCCCCACCTGCCAGACAAAAGGCAAGATCCTGGCGGACCGGAGAACGTCCAAATTCCTGAAGTAG
- a CDS encoding MerR family transcriptional regulator, whose translation MSPKGEAGGLKQPTAGVAVPVSGAQGLLFTEDLPVLDEDAGYRGPTACKAAGITYRQLDYWARTGLVEPAVRGAAGSGSQRLYGFRDILVLKVVKRLLDTGVSLQQIRTAVEHLRERGVEDLAQITLMSDGASVYECTSADEVIDLVQGGQGVFGIAVGRVWREVEGSLASLPSEHAAEQSFPDDELSKRRAARKIS comes from the coding sequence GTGAGTCCCAAAGGCGAAGCAGGCGGGCTGAAACAGCCCACGGCTGGTGTTGCTGTGCCCGTGAGCGGTGCCCAGGGCCTCCTGTTCACCGAGGACCTGCCCGTACTGGACGAGGACGCCGGCTACCGCGGTCCCACTGCCTGCAAGGCAGCAGGCATCACCTACCGCCAGCTTGATTACTGGGCCCGTACAGGGCTGGTTGAGCCTGCAGTCCGCGGTGCTGCAGGATCCGGCTCCCAGCGGCTGTACGGATTCCGCGACATCCTGGTGCTCAAGGTGGTCAAGCGGCTCCTGGACACCGGCGTATCCCTCCAGCAGATCCGCACGGCCGTTGAACACCTGCGGGAACGGGGCGTCGAGGACCTGGCCCAGATCACGCTCATGAGCGACGGCGCCAGTGTCTACGAGTGCACGTCCGCCGACGAAGTCATTGACCTCGTCCAGGGCGGCCAGGGCGTCTTCGGCATTGCCGTGGGACGGGTATGGCGCGAAGTGGAAGGCAGCCTTGCTTCCCTCCCCAGCGAGCATGCCGCAGAACAGTCCTTTCCGGACGACGAATTGAGCAAGCGGCGGGCCGCGCGGAAGATCAGCTGA
- the ftsR gene encoding transcriptional regulator FtsR → MAQPERRGPQVLNIGEVLAQLSADFPGMTASKIRFLEEKGLINPRRTPAGYRQYSDGDVERLRFVLALQRDQYLPLKVIKDYLDAIDRGERPENLPPGVVVSPRIVSDELAAELQNRGRKLSEEQLRTESGASVPLLQSLLSFGLISHSNGQFDEHALQVARACVQLESHGLEPRHLRPFQAAAEREFGLVERAVAPLASRKDSASQARAAEAAREISDLCLTLHRALVQDHISRMDI, encoded by the coding sequence ATGGCACAACCGGAACGCCGGGGCCCCCAGGTCCTGAACATCGGCGAAGTCCTCGCCCAGCTGAGCGCTGACTTTCCGGGCATGACGGCGTCGAAGATCCGGTTCCTTGAGGAAAAGGGACTGATCAACCCCCGGCGCACCCCAGCCGGCTACCGCCAGTATTCCGACGGCGACGTGGAGCGGCTGCGCTTCGTGCTGGCCCTGCAGCGGGACCAGTACCTGCCCCTGAAAGTCATCAAGGACTACCTTGATGCCATCGACAGGGGGGAGCGGCCGGAGAACCTGCCGCCCGGCGTCGTGGTTTCCCCGCGTATTGTCTCTGACGAGCTGGCCGCCGAGCTGCAGAACCGGGGCAGGAAACTGAGCGAGGAACAGCTGCGCACCGAATCCGGCGCCAGCGTTCCCCTGCTGCAGTCACTGCTAAGCTTCGGCCTCATCAGCCACAGCAACGGCCAGTTCGACGAACACGCCCTCCAGGTTGCCCGCGCCTGCGTCCAGCTGGAAAGCCACGGGCTGGAGCCCCGCCACCTGCGGCCCTTCCAGGCAGCGGCCGAACGTGAATTCGGCCTGGTGGAACGCGCTGTGGCACCGCTTGCTTCCCGCAAGGACTCTGCATCACAGGCGCGCGCGGCCGAGGCCGCCCGCGAGATCAGCGACCTCTGCCTCACCCTGCACCGGGCCCTGGTGCAGGACCACATCTCACGCATGGACATCTGA
- a CDS encoding FHA domain-containing protein yields MAGHRHNPADGDYGTGAAKASETTSIHLTPVTDEPTIAPRLSFDERNSVEALPAGSALLVAHSGPNAGARFLLDSDVTTAGRHPDADIFLDDVTVSRRHVEFRRTARSFEVVDKNSLNGTYVNHDRVDRVELKSGSEVQIGKFRLTFYLSPATAAGRS; encoded by the coding sequence ATGGCTGGCCACAGACACAACCCTGCCGACGGGGATTACGGCACGGGTGCGGCTAAGGCGTCGGAGACCACCTCGATCCATCTCACCCCCGTCACCGATGAACCCACCATCGCGCCCAGGCTGTCCTTTGACGAGCGCAACTCGGTGGAAGCCCTTCCTGCCGGTTCGGCGCTGCTTGTTGCCCACAGCGGCCCGAATGCCGGTGCCCGGTTCCTGCTGGATTCAGACGTGACCACCGCGGGCCGGCACCCGGACGCGGACATCTTCCTGGACGACGTCACGGTTTCGCGCCGCCACGTCGAATTCCGGCGCACGGCGCGCAGCTTTGAAGTAGTGGACAAGAACAGCCTCAACGGCACCTACGTCAACCATGACCGGGTGGACCGTGTGGAGTTGAAGTCCGGCAGCGAAGTCCAGATCGGCAAGTTCCGCCTCACCTTCTACCTGAGCCCTGCCACGGCTGCAGGCCGCAGCTGA
- the gcvH gene encoding glycine cleavage system protein GcvH: protein MSNIPEDLSYTAEHEWVTAPNADGVVRVGITDFAQDALGDVVYAQMPEVGTKITANEVVGEVESTKSVSDIYAPVSGEVVARNDSLDSDSALINTDPYGDGWLIEVKLAEPDAVESLLSASEYEQQVG from the coding sequence ATGAGCAACATTCCCGAAGACCTGTCCTACACCGCCGAACACGAGTGGGTCACTGCCCCCAATGCCGACGGCGTGGTCCGCGTGGGAATCACCGACTTTGCCCAGGACGCCCTCGGAGATGTGGTTTACGCCCAGATGCCCGAAGTCGGCACGAAGATTACGGCAAACGAAGTAGTCGGTGAGGTCGAGTCCACCAAGAGCGTGAGCGACATCTACGCACCTGTTTCCGGCGAAGTGGTGGCCCGGAACGACTCCCTGGACAGCGATTCGGCGCTCATCAACACTGATCCGTACGGCGACGGCTGGCTCATCGAGGTCAAACTCGCCGAACCTGACGCCGTTGAGTCCCTGCTCAGTGCATCGGAGTACGAACAACAGGTAGGCTAA